In the Candidatus Electrothrix sp. GW3-4 genome, one interval contains:
- a CDS encoding adenylate/guanylate cyclase domain-containing protein, whose amino-acid sequence MRVDSQYEIKNQKWLPCFASPRVERQFMRGFNLEALTAGRVGFFIVSIVWVGFFWFDLQMHEPQRSSALFFRFFIGAPLLFLVLAALYSKYAVTRYQLIITFGIIIIESSIFWIVIMIDDFKAICDSMGLELPLQDADGRALFVFTWLLVIFMGSMLVRLNILQSVFNGLVVVFLNALTVKYCQPTMILIIISIPFLLATLAVVWASSLHLQQMTRQNFRITKLLAQSMNESENLLLNILPAQIADRLKATPGTIADGFNNVSVLFADIVGFTVLSEKYRPDVLVNLLNNIFSDFDKISEKYGAEKIKTIGDAYMLAAGIPKAKDDHYSIVAHCALHMLQAVKKFTDPEGNPIRIRIGIHTGPAIAGVIGTRKFSYDLWGDTVNTASRMESHGNADKIQMTKEMADKLRRDFLIEPRNAIEVKGKGKMQTFWLIGPR is encoded by the coding sequence ACCAGAAATGGCTCCCCTGTTTTGCAAGTCCCAGGGTTGAGCGGCAGTTTATGCGGGGATTCAATCTGGAGGCATTAACTGCTGGCCGGGTCGGTTTTTTTATCGTCTCTATCGTCTGGGTTGGCTTTTTCTGGTTTGATCTGCAAATGCATGAACCGCAAAGATCAAGCGCCTTATTTTTCAGATTCTTTATAGGCGCTCCTCTTCTGTTTCTTGTCTTGGCAGCATTATATTCAAAATATGCCGTCACTCGATATCAACTCATTATTACTTTCGGCATCATTATCATAGAATCCAGCATATTCTGGATTGTTATTATGATTGATGATTTCAAAGCCATCTGTGATTCTATGGGGCTGGAACTTCCTCTGCAGGATGCGGACGGAAGAGCGCTCTTTGTTTTTACCTGGCTTCTGGTCATATTCATGGGTTCAATGCTGGTCCGTTTGAATATTCTCCAATCGGTCTTTAATGGATTGGTTGTTGTTTTTTTGAACGCTCTTACTGTAAAATACTGCCAACCAACCATGATACTTATCATTATCTCAATCCCTTTCCTGCTGGCAACTCTGGCTGTCGTCTGGGCAAGCTCCCTCCACCTCCAGCAGATGACACGGCAAAATTTCCGGATCACCAAACTCCTGGCCCAGAGTATGAATGAGTCCGAAAACCTGCTGCTCAACATCCTGCCAGCCCAGATTGCGGACCGACTCAAAGCGACCCCGGGGACTATTGCCGATGGTTTCAATAATGTCTCTGTGCTGTTTGCAGACATTGTCGGGTTCACAGTACTATCTGAAAAATATCGACCTGACGTTCTTGTTAATCTGCTCAATAACATCTTCAGTGATTTTGATAAAATTTCAGAAAAGTACGGGGCAGAAAAAATCAAAACCATCGGCGATGCCTATATGCTGGCAGCGGGCATTCCCAAAGCAAAAGACGATCATTATAGTATTGTCGCACATTGCGCCTTGCATATGTTGCAGGCAGTAAAAAAATTTACAGATCCCGAGGGAAATCCAATTCGGATTCGTATCGGGATCCATACTGGCCCGGCCATTGCCGGTGTCATCGGTACCCGTAAATTTTCCTATGATCTCTGGGGAGATACGGTAAACACTGCCTCCAGAATGGAATCGCACGGCAACGCCGATAAAATTCAGATGACCAAAGAAATGGCTGACAAGTTACGCAGGGATTTCCTCATAGAACCCCGCAATGCAATTGAGGTGAAGGGAAAAGGAAAGATGCAGACCTTCTGGCTTATCGGTCCTCGTTAA
- the pgm gene encoding phosphoglucomutase (alpha-D-glucose-1,6-bisphosphate-dependent): MSIHDLAGKPAPKSILVNVPELISAYFTLSPDCQEATERISFGTSGHRGSSLKRSFNQAHILAVTQAVCEYRQEAGIDGILFMGMDTHPLSWPAQLTALQVLAANKVQVRIAAGPGGEGLGYTPTPVISHAILTHNSKDNDKTCDGIVITPSHNPPEDGGFKYNPPHGGPADTDVTQVIEARANQILAENLAAVKTIPLQEALKTENVQLYDYITPYVNDLEQVIDMEAITRSNIRIGADAMGGAGMAYWQAIKERYGLNMEIFHDSLDSTFSFMHCDKDGKIRMDCSSPYAMAGLVAMKEDFDIAFGNDTDFDRHGIVTKSVGLLNPNHYLSVAISYLAQNRPQWRPDLAIGKTLVSSSIIDRAAAQLGREVIEVPVGFKWFVEGLRQGTLFFGGEESAGASFLRKDGTVWSTDKDGIILNLLAAEITAKTGRDPGEHYQDLTEQFGAPIYARIDAPASPEQKAVLKNLKPEDVPATSLAGEPITAVLTRAPGNNAPIGGLKIVAENGWCALRPSGTEDIYKIYAESFIDQAHLSRIQAEAQAMVTALL, translated from the coding sequence ATGAGTATACATGATCTTGCAGGGAAACCGGCCCCGAAATCCATCCTCGTCAATGTCCCGGAGTTAATCTCCGCCTATTTCACCCTCAGCCCTGATTGCCAGGAGGCCACCGAGCGCATCAGCTTCGGCACCTCAGGCCATCGCGGCAGCTCCCTGAAGCGGAGCTTCAACCAGGCCCATATCCTGGCCGTGACCCAGGCGGTCTGTGAGTATCGGCAGGAGGCCGGGATCGACGGCATCCTCTTCATGGGCATGGATACCCATCCCCTGTCCTGGCCTGCCCAGCTCACCGCCCTGCAGGTGCTGGCTGCCAACAAGGTCCAGGTCCGCATTGCGGCCGGACCAGGAGGAGAGGGCCTGGGCTACACCCCGACCCCGGTGATCTCCCATGCCATCCTGACCCATAACAGCAAGGACAACGACAAGACCTGCGACGGCATCGTCATCACCCCGTCCCATAACCCGCCTGAGGACGGGGGCTTCAAGTACAATCCCCCCCACGGCGGCCCGGCTGATACGGACGTGACCCAGGTCATTGAGGCCCGGGCCAATCAGATCCTTGCGGAAAACCTTGCTGCGGTCAAGACGATTCCGCTCCAGGAGGCCCTGAAGACAGAGAACGTGCAGCTGTACGACTACATCACCCCCTATGTTAACGATCTGGAGCAGGTCATTGATATGGAGGCCATTACCCGCTCCAATATCCGCATTGGTGCCGATGCCATGGGTGGCGCAGGCATGGCCTATTGGCAGGCCATTAAAGAGCGATACGGCCTGAATATGGAGATCTTCCATGACAGCCTGGATTCCACCTTCTCCTTTATGCATTGTGATAAGGACGGCAAGATCCGGATGGACTGCTCCTCGCCCTATGCGATGGCCGGACTGGTGGCTATGAAGGAAGACTTCGACATTGCTTTCGGTAATGACACCGACTTTGACCGGCACGGGATTGTCACCAAGAGTGTGGGCCTGCTGAATCCCAACCATTATCTCAGCGTCGCTATTTCCTACCTGGCCCAGAACCGTCCCCAGTGGCGGCCGGACCTGGCCATTGGCAAGACCCTGGTCAGCAGCTCTATCATTGATCGGGCAGCGGCCCAGCTGGGACGGGAGGTGATTGAGGTACCGGTGGGCTTTAAGTGGTTTGTGGAAGGCCTGCGCCAGGGCACGCTCTTTTTCGGGGGCGAGGAAAGCGCCGGGGCCAGCTTCCTGCGTAAGGACGGCACGGTCTGGAGCACAGATAAGGACGGCATTATCCTTAACCTGCTGGCGGCGGAGATCACGGCCAAAACCGGCCGGGATCCGGGAGAGCATTACCAGGACCTGACCGAGCAGTTCGGGGCCCCCATCTATGCCCGTATTGATGCCCCGGCCAGCCCGGAGCAGAAGGCCGTGCTCAAGAATCTCAAACCGGAAGATGTTCCGGCGACCTCTTTGGCAGGAGAACCCATCACGGCAGTGCTGACCAGGGCACCGGGCAATAATGCGCCCATCGGCGGCCTGAAGATCGTGGCGGAAAACGGCTGGTGCGCCCTGCGGCCTTCCGGGACCGAGGACATCTATAAGATCTACGCAGAGAGCTTTATTGATCAGGCCCACCTCAGCCGGATCCAGGCAGAGGCCCAGGCCATGGTCACGGCCCTGCTGTAG
- the nadC gene encoding carboxylating nicotinate-nucleotide diphosphorylase: MDTFLLDEQLRYFLREDLEHGDITTDALFSDQESATVTIRAREPLIAVGMERVAARVFQLLDHRTTVAQLVPDGQGVLAGAVLMTVSGRVRSLLRGERVALNLIQRLCGIATLTQQYVDAVQGLKARIVDTRKTTPGLRMLEKYAVQVGGGRNHRYSLSDGVLIKDNHIAACGTIHQAVERARAAVPHTIAIEVETDTLEQVEECLECGVQIIMLDNMDCNTMRQAVTMINGKALVEASGGVNLDTVRDIAKTGVDIISVGALTHSARACDIGLDWP, encoded by the coding sequence ATGGATACCTTTCTCCTTGATGAACAGCTCCGCTATTTCCTGCGGGAAGACCTGGAACACGGCGACATCACCACCGATGCCCTCTTCTCTGACCAGGAAAGCGCCACCGTCACCATCCGGGCCCGAGAGCCCCTGATTGCCGTGGGTATGGAGCGGGTCGCGGCCCGGGTCTTCCAACTCCTGGACCACCGAACAACCGTTGCCCAGCTGGTCCCTGACGGACAAGGGGTCCTTGCCGGGGCAGTGCTGATGACGGTCAGCGGCCGGGTGCGTAGCCTGCTCAGGGGGGAACGCGTGGCCCTGAACCTTATCCAACGCCTCTGCGGCATCGCCACCCTGACCCAACAGTACGTGGATGCGGTGCAGGGGCTCAAAGCCAGGATTGTTGATACCCGCAAAACCACCCCAGGCCTGCGCATGCTGGAAAAATATGCTGTCCAGGTCGGCGGAGGCAGGAACCACCGCTACAGCCTCAGCGACGGGGTCCTGATTAAGGATAACCATATTGCCGCCTGCGGGACCATCCACCAGGCTGTAGAGCGGGCACGGGCAGCAGTGCCTCATACTATCGCCATTGAGGTGGAAACGGACACCCTGGAGCAGGTCGAAGAATGCCTGGAGTGTGGGGTACAGATCATCATGCTGGATAATATGGATTGCAACACCATGCGCCAGGCCGTAACGATGATCAACGGCAAGGCCTTAGTCGAGGCCTCAGGTGGGGTAAACCTGGACACGGTCCGGGACATCGCAAAAACCGGGGTGGATATTATCTCTGTCGGCGCCCTTACCCACTCTGCCCGAGCCTGTGATATCGGCCTGGATTGGCCGTGA
- a CDS encoding DnaJ domain-containing protein: protein MNKKEWQAIEQARELFQLGEQATADEMKQAYRRMCKKYHPDRAEKGEKKRYAEIMCHLTESYDLLMRYIKKYRFPLKPDKDTLYDPEDWWMHRFGDDPLWGRKKR from the coding sequence ATGAACAAAAAAGAATGGCAGGCCATTGAGCAGGCTCGTGAACTCTTTCAGCTGGGAGAGCAGGCAACAGCGGACGAAATGAAGCAGGCCTATCGAAGGATGTGCAAGAAATACCACCCAGACAGGGCCGAAAAGGGAGAGAAGAAAAGGTACGCCGAAATTATGTGCCACCTGACCGAATCCTATGATCTGCTCATGCGCTATATCAAGAAATACCGCTTTCCCCTCAAGCCGGATAAAGATACCCTCTATGACCCCGAAGACTGGTGGATGCATCGCTTTGGTGATGACCCGCTCTGGGGGAGAAAAAAACGTTAA
- a CDS encoding M48 family metalloprotease produces MIYNNLIYFLAVIFVVSSATAPEQPRLAPWFALPLFALLLLTFSRLARKLFSSHRYISSKRYFAAEKRASLLATVVFVTSFFAFDLKYYAQPLSFNNTLPTLANLLGLMLFFVFLILIWHRALPSYRRLFNSGVALSDFILNNIRTNLTIILPWLILSFFFDLLNTLPITQLENWAGSPWGELLFFLPFLVLMTLLFPPIIRRLWGCVPLEPGPVRHAIERFCRSQRFSADILSWPLFEGKMVTAAVMGMVPKFRYLLLTPALLSALDQEELEAVLAHEIGHVKRYHLVLYLLLFLGFSLFAEAVSEPLHLLLLNNDWFYRLLIWSQFPGDKLLTVFATVILFLLMLLYFRFLFGYFSRNFERQADLYVFKAQKTGFPLIRSFEKIAVMSGNIRHKKNWHHFGIGERIDFLERCENNPRNIRLHDWKVYCSLAVYFFLIGVGSWSLHQLDTEGLYDKSQLHYVKTILEEKLEQEPENSRWLKLFGDLMLESGKERAALQAYEKALRSLPVSSELANNLAWLLLTAKDRSLRDPVRALGLARSAARFSAQGHVLDTLATALWANGKREEAVALEKKAAELDQENHAYYRSRMEKFYQESWSMERN; encoded by the coding sequence ATGATCTATAATAATCTCATATATTTTTTGGCAGTCATCTTTGTCGTTTCAAGCGCCACTGCCCCGGAGCAGCCCCGCCTGGCTCCCTGGTTCGCCCTGCCGCTCTTTGCCCTGCTTCTGCTTACCTTTTCTCGTCTTGCCAGGAAGCTTTTTAGCTCTCACCGGTACATCAGTTCCAAACGATATTTTGCTGCGGAAAAGAGAGCCTCTCTGCTGGCAACGGTTGTATTTGTGACCTCGTTTTTTGCCTTTGATCTGAAGTATTACGCCCAGCCTCTTTCTTTTAATAATACCCTGCCGACGTTAGCCAATCTCTTGGGGTTGATGCTCTTTTTTGTTTTTCTGATCCTGATATGGCACCGGGCCCTGCCGAGCTACCGGCGTCTCTTCAACAGTGGTGTTGCTCTGAGCGATTTTATCCTCAATAATATCCGAACAAATCTGACCATTATCCTGCCCTGGCTGATCCTGTCTTTTTTTTTCGATCTGCTGAATACCCTCCCCATAACCCAGCTGGAGAACTGGGCAGGGTCTCCCTGGGGAGAGCTGCTGTTTTTTCTCCCCTTTCTTGTGCTGATGACCCTGCTCTTTCCCCCTATAATACGCCGTCTTTGGGGATGTGTTCCTCTGGAGCCTGGGCCTGTTCGCCATGCTATCGAAAGATTTTGCCGCAGCCAGAGGTTTTCTGCTGATATACTCTCCTGGCCCCTGTTTGAAGGAAAAATGGTGACCGCCGCGGTAATGGGGATGGTACCCAAGTTCAGATACCTCCTCCTGACCCCTGCCCTGCTCTCTGCCCTGGATCAGGAAGAACTGGAGGCGGTTCTTGCCCATGAAATCGGCCATGTGAAGCGATATCATCTGGTCCTGTACCTGCTCCTCTTTCTCGGCTTCAGTCTGTTTGCAGAGGCCGTGTCTGAACCGCTCCACCTCCTTTTGCTCAATAATGATTGGTTTTATCGCCTGTTGATCTGGTCACAGTTTCCTGGGGATAAGTTGCTGACCGTTTTTGCCACAGTAATCCTCTTTCTCTTGATGCTGCTCTATTTTCGCTTTTTATTTGGCTATTTTAGCAGAAATTTTGAGCGACAGGCTGATCTCTATGTCTTTAAGGCACAAAAGACGGGCTTTCCCCTGATTCGTTCTTTTGAAAAAATCGCCGTCATGAGCGGTAATATCCGGCATAAGAAGAACTGGCATCATTTCGGGATCGGAGAGCGGATTGATTTTTTGGAAAGATGTGAGAATAATCCACGGAATATTCGACTGCACGACTGGAAGGTCTATTGTAGTCTTGCCGTGTACTTTTTCCTGATCGGTGTGGGCTCCTGGTCCTTGCATCAGCTGGATACAGAGGGACTCTATGACAAGTCTCAGCTCCATTATGTCAAGACGATCCTTGAGGAAAAATTGGAACAGGAGCCAGAAAACAGCCGTTGGCTTAAATTATTCGGCGACCTGATGCTGGAGAGCGGCAAGGAAAGAGCCGCCCTCCAGGCCTATGAAAAGGCCTTACGCTCTCTGCCTGTTTCTTCTGAACTTGCCAATAATCTGGCCTGGTTGCTGTTGACGGCAAAAGACCGCAGCCTCCGTGATCCTGTGAGGGCGCTGGGTTTGGCCCGTTCAGCTGCCCGCTTTTCTGCGCAGGGTCATGTCCTTGATACCTTGGCCACGGCCCTTTGGGCCAATGGAAAGAGAGAAGAGGCGGTTGCTCTTGAAAAAAAGGCTGCTGAGCTTGATCAGGAGAATCATGCTTATTATCGGTCCAGGATGGAAAAATTTTACCAAGAATCCTGGAGCATGGAGAGGAACTAA
- a CDS encoding SDR family oxidoreductase, whose amino-acid sequence MTQESQKKQRRLGVLIGGSGLIGGTLAHYFKSKTPEEFDIRAPSSKKLSIRNAQDIILYLQRLKPDFVINAAMASLDSDAQLAFETNYLGTVNLARACTALNISYIYMSSAAVLPHGENLAEEDRLPLKPNMTNYAKSKLMAETTLEYMGETMGLDYTIIRVAIVYGEHDHKIQGFHRLLFTIADESMPFLFTRRKVKHSHSNANKLPYFIHHILNHREEFSRQTYHFVDKEPVAFDDLALTIRAYLELKKPREIYVPYPVVQIGKFFLERLISFLGQFGIAARLPPEYMFLKDVYQSQTLSREKLEQSSFVDPAPKENIYTRLPSLIIYYLTRWGHLNLITRYKNEFFADDLEGDFLYRPEELLRSVHADSIAPFAELLETKGDDESSYLAS is encoded by the coding sequence ATGACGCAGGAATCACAGAAAAAACAACGTCGTCTTGGCGTACTTATTGGCGGCTCCGGCTTGATCGGCGGTACCCTTGCCCATTATTTTAAGTCCAAGACCCCGGAGGAGTTTGATATCCGGGCCCCGAGCTCCAAAAAACTCTCTATCAGAAACGCGCAGGATATTATTCTCTATCTGCAACGGCTGAAACCGGATTTTGTTATTAATGCGGCAATGGCCTCCCTGGATTCAGATGCCCAGCTGGCCTTTGAGACCAACTATCTCGGCACGGTGAATTTAGCCCGGGCATGCACTGCCCTGAATATTTCTTATATCTACATGAGCTCTGCCGCTGTTCTGCCGCACGGGGAGAACCTTGCTGAAGAGGATCGGCTGCCCCTGAAACCCAATATGACCAATTATGCCAAATCCAAACTCATGGCAGAGACGACCCTGGAGTATATGGGGGAAACCATGGGCCTGGATTACACGATTATTCGGGTCGCTATTGTTTACGGGGAACACGATCATAAGATCCAGGGTTTTCATCGCCTGCTCTTTACCATTGCCGATGAATCCATGCCCTTTCTCTTCACCAGGAGGAAGGTGAAGCATTCGCACAGCAATGCCAATAAGCTCCCCTATTTTATCCATCATATCCTGAACCATCGAGAAGAATTTTCCCGCCAGACCTATCATTTCGTTGATAAAGAACCTGTGGCCTTTGATGATCTGGCCCTGACCATCAGGGCCTATCTTGAGCTGAAAAAGCCGCGAGAAATATATGTACCATACCCTGTTGTCCAGATAGGGAAGTTTTTCCTGGAACGGCTCATTAGTTTTCTCGGCCAGTTTGGTATTGCGGCCCGTCTGCCGCCGGAATACATGTTTTTGAAAGATGTTTATCAGTCCCAGACCCTGTCGCGGGAAAAACTGGAACAGTCAAGTTTTGTTGATCCGGCGCCGAAGGAAAATATCTATACCCGACTCCCCAGTCTGATTATCTATTACCTGACCAGGTGGGGCCATCTCAATCTGATTACCCGTTATAAGAACGAATTTTTTGCAGATGACCTGGAGGGTGATTTTCTCTATCGTCCTGAAGAGTTATTGAGGAGTGTGCATGCGGATTCCATAGCGCCCTTTGCCGAGTTGCTGGAGACCAAGGGCGATGATGAATCCTCATACTTGGCGAGCTGA
- a CDS encoding NADP-dependent isocitrate dehydrogenase, with protein sequence MSKIQVKNPIVELDGDEMTRIIWAFIKEKLILPYLDVDLKYYDLSVQKRDETNDQITVDAAEAIKKYRVGVKCATITPDEGRVEEFDLKEMWKSPNGTIRNIIGGTVFRQPIICSNIPRLVPGWTKPIVIGRHAFGDQYRATDFLIPGPGKLTMKFEPADGGEPIEHEVFDFPSSGCTMGMYNLDDSIRGFARSCMNYGLNLGWPVYLSTKNTIMKKYDGRFKDLFQEIFENEFAEKFAEAGITYEHRLIDDMVAAALKWEGGFVWACKNYDGDVQSDTVAQGFGSLGLMTSVLMTEDGQTVEAEAAHGTVTRHYREHQKGNATSTNPIASIFAWTRGLSYRGTFDNTPEVVRFAETLERVCVETVESGFMTKDLALLVGSEQAWLTTEEFLAKLDENLQAAMA encoded by the coding sequence ATGTCTAAAATACAGGTTAAAAATCCAATCGTAGAGCTTGATGGCGACGAAATGACCCGGATTATCTGGGCCTTTATCAAGGAAAAACTGATTCTGCCCTATCTGGACGTTGACCTGAAATATTATGATCTCTCGGTGCAAAAGCGGGACGAGACTAATGACCAGATCACCGTGGATGCGGCTGAGGCCATTAAAAAATATCGTGTCGGGGTGAAATGCGCCACCATCACCCCGGATGAAGGCAGGGTAGAAGAGTTTGACCTCAAGGAAATGTGGAAATCACCCAATGGTACCATTCGTAATATCATTGGCGGCACCGTGTTCCGGCAGCCGATCATCTGTAGCAATATCCCCCGTCTGGTTCCGGGCTGGACCAAACCCATTGTCATTGGTCGTCATGCCTTTGGTGATCAGTACCGGGCCACCGATTTTCTTATCCCCGGTCCTGGCAAGCTCACCATGAAATTCGAGCCTGCTGACGGCGGCGAACCCATTGAGCACGAGGTCTTTGACTTCCCCTCCTCTGGCTGCACCATGGGCATGTACAACCTGGACGACTCTATCCGGGGCTTTGCCCGCTCCTGCATGAACTATGGTCTCAACCTGGGCTGGCCTGTCTACCTGTCCACCAAGAACACCATCATGAAGAAGTACGATGGCCGCTTTAAGGATCTCTTCCAGGAGATCTTTGAGAACGAATTCGCTGAAAAATTCGCCGAGGCAGGCATCACCTATGAGCATCGTCTGATCGACGACATGGTGGCAGCGGCCCTGAAATGGGAAGGCGGCTTTGTCTGGGCCTGCAAGAACTATGATGGTGATGTCCAGTCCGACACCGTTGCCCAGGGCTTTGGCTCTTTGGGCCTGATGACCTCGGTCCTGATGACCGAAGACGGGCAAACCGTGGAGGCCGAGGCAGCACATGGCACGGTCACCCGTCATTACCGGGAGCACCAGAAGGGCAATGCGACTTCTACCAATCCCATTGCCTCCATCTTTGCCTGGACCCGGGGCCTGAGCTATCGTGGCACCTTTGACAACACCCCTGAGGTGGTCCGGTTTGCTGAAACCCTGGAACGGGTCTGCGTGGAGACCGTGGAATCCGGTTTCATGACCAAGGATCTGGCCCTGCTGGTGGGCAGTGAGCAGGCCTGGCTGACCACCGAGGAATTCCTGGCCAAACTCGACGAGAACCTGCAGGCGGCTATGGCCTGA
- a CDS encoding ComF family protein — protein MSFLHKGIQALQELLFPARCLGCEEQLASSRPPLLCSDCLKGATTLPPPFCTCCGTPLPFGDNHLCLSCLEEPLALTRARSSFLYQEPISTLVRQLKFNGNLTGLASLAALVQETAAFADLNPPDLILPVPLHIQRLRERGFNQSLLLARACFPEWQQRIRFDLLKRRRPTVPQTRLSGKARRHNLHKAFCVQQPHTVQGKHILLVDDVLTTGSTLHECAKVLLEAEATEVETFTVARSGAAGTGGRSVSQR, from the coding sequence ATGTCTTTCCTGCACAAAGGGATACAGGCCCTGCAAGAGCTGCTCTTTCCGGCCCGCTGTCTGGGCTGTGAGGAGCAGCTCGCCTCTTCCCGCCCTCCCCTGCTCTGTTCCGATTGCCTCAAGGGGGCAACCACGCTCCCTCCGCCCTTCTGCACCTGCTGCGGCACGCCTCTGCCCTTTGGCGACAACCATCTCTGCCTCAGCTGCCTGGAAGAACCCCTTGCTCTGACCAGGGCCCGCTCAAGCTTTCTCTACCAGGAACCCATCAGCACTCTGGTGCGCCAACTCAAATTTAACGGCAACCTTACCGGTCTTGCCTCTCTTGCTGCCTTAGTACAAGAAACAGCAGCCTTTGCAGATCTCAATCCACCCGACCTTATCCTACCCGTTCCTCTCCATATCCAACGCCTGCGCGAACGGGGCTTCAACCAGTCCCTGCTTCTGGCCCGAGCCTGTTTTCCAGAATGGCAGCAACGTATTCGCTTTGACCTCCTGAAACGTCGGCGCCCCACCGTCCCGCAAACCCGACTCAGCGGTAAGGCCCGCCGCCATAACCTCCATAAGGCCTTCTGCGTCCAGCAACCTCATACTGTACAAGGGAAACACATCCTGCTGGTGGATGATGTCCTTACCACCGGCTCCACTCTGCATGAATGCGCCAAGGTGCTCTTGGAGGCAGAAGCTACAGAGGTTGAGACCTTTACTGTGGCTAGGAGTGGGGCTGCTGGTACAGGTGGACGATCCGTATCGCAGCGATAA
- a CDS encoding UPF0175 family protein — protein MSTLNIQFELPKMVLAQTGLDLDNISRDVKQMVAIFLYEHKKISLSKACEIGGMSQWDFFEMNKTVKTPIHYSKEDLENDMGKLADV, from the coding sequence ATGAGCACTTTGAATATACAGTTTGAACTGCCGAAAATGGTGCTTGCCCAGACAGGGTTGGATCTGGACAATATAAGTCGGGATGTAAAACAGATGGTTGCGATATTCCTTTATGAGCACAAAAAAATTTCATTAAGCAAAGCCTGTGAAATAGGCGGAATGAGTCAGTGGGATTTTTTCGAAATGAATAAAACCGTTAAGACCCCTATTCATTACAGTAAAGAAGATCTGGAGAACGATATGGGGAAATTGGCAGATGTCTAA
- a CDS encoding type II toxin-antitoxin system HicB family antitoxin, giving the protein MMNIVDIDGYRAVISYDPKHGMFCGEFAGLSSKVVFYSQDIGGLLREGKKVLDTFLDSCQEDGVEPRKEYSGELLVQIHPGLHAEVVARAFASGKTVNQWLAEMIEQVVCAY; this is encoded by the coding sequence ATGATGAATATTGTCGATATTGATGGCTATCGGGCGGTTATCAGCTACGATCCGAAACACGGAATGTTTTGCGGTGAGTTTGCTGGTCTGAGCAGCAAGGTTGTTTTTTATTCCCAGGATATCGGTGGATTACTCAGGGAAGGCAAGAAGGTCCTGGATACCTTTTTGGATAGCTGTCAGGAGGACGGGGTTGAGCCGCGTAAGGAGTATTCAGGCGAATTGCTTGTGCAGATTCACCCCGGCCTGCACGCCGAGGTTGTTGCTCGGGCCTTTGCGAGCGGAAAAACCGTGAATCAATGGTTGGCGGAAATGATAGAGCAGGTGGTTTGTGCATACTGA
- a CDS encoding reverse transcriptase domain-containing protein, producing MTTPLLEQAMTPKVLDVAWRRLRREHTPWAPGVSRDELQHHLLRHTLECREHILAGTYRPLPLRQFPMAKPDGGQRIISAHFLRDKLVQRALLTVLEPQAEALFHNDSYGYRPGRSVQAALAKTRERIRIGQAWLVDADITKFFDSIPHKQLLKVLKGFIRDGAAMKLIEQWLVQGAHHCSLLRNRRGVCQGSILSPLFCNLYLHQFDTALVRANIPFVRFADDFLLFADTKKKALAAEAFAGERLEELGLSLHPQKTQVVRSSRQVIFLGESLPNA from the coding sequence ATGACGACTCCCCTGCTTGAACAGGCCATGACGCCGAAGGTGTTGGACGTAGCCTGGCGCCGCCTGCGGCGGGAACACACGCCCTGGGCGCCGGGTGTCTCCCGAGACGAGCTGCAGCACCACCTGCTCCGCCATACTCTCGAATGCCGGGAACATATCCTGGCCGGTACCTATAGGCCGTTGCCCCTGCGCCAGTTTCCTATGGCAAAGCCCGATGGTGGGCAACGGATCATCTCAGCCCATTTTCTTCGGGACAAACTGGTGCAGCGAGCTCTGCTTACGGTCCTGGAACCTCAGGCCGAGGCCTTGTTTCATAATGATTCTTATGGGTACCGACCGGGCCGCAGTGTACAGGCCGCTCTGGCCAAGACCAGGGAACGAATACGGATTGGTCAGGCCTGGCTGGTGGATGCGGATATTACGAAATTTTTTGATTCCATCCCCCATAAACAGTTACTGAAGGTGCTCAAAGGCTTTATCCGGGATGGTGCTGCCATGAAGCTGATTGAGCAATGGCTTGTTCAGGGGGCGCACCATTGCAGTTTGCTCCGTAATCGTCGCGGTGTCTGTCAGGGCTCCATCCTCTCGCCCCTGTTTTGTAATCTCTATCTGCACCAGTTCGACACAGCCTTGGTGAGGGCAAATATTCCTTTTGTCCGTTTTGCCGATGACTTCCTTCTCTTTGCCGACACCAAAAAAAAGGCCCTGGCAGCGGAAGCCTTTGCCGGGGAACGGCTGGAGGAGTTGGGGCTTTCTCTGCATCCCCAAAAAACGCAGGTGGTCCGCAGTAGTCGACAGGTGATTTTTCTGGGCGAATCGCTGCCCAATGCGTGA